Proteins from a single region of Streptomyces spectabilis:
- the murD gene encoding UDP-N-acetylmuramoyl-L-alanine--D-glutamate ligase, translating into MGSQEVSDWQDSWKGLRVTVAGLGVSGVSAARALAGLGAEVTVVDGGSGPALEARAADLAEAGVAVRLGDAQTLPEGTGLVVTSPGWKPQSPLFLAAAEAGVDVIGDVEVAWRLRGPGAAPWLAVTGTNGKTTTTQMLASILRAAGLRTAAVGNIGTPIVDVILEGDDAYDVLAVELSSYQLHWAPSLRTHSAAVLNLAPDHLDWHGSMEAYAADKGRIYEGNQVACVYNVDATDKPSTEDLVREADVEEGCRAIGFTLNTPAPSQLGVVEGILVDRAFVPDRQKQAQELAEVSDVSPPAPHNIANALAAAALARAFGVAPQAVRDGLRAFRPDAHRIEHVADVAGVAYVDDSKATNTHAAQASLAAYESIVWIAGGLAKGATFDELVAASAKRLRAAVLIGADRALIREALARHAPEVPVVDLDRTDTGAMAEAVRRAARLAAPGDTVLMAPACASMDMFTNYNKRGDAFAEAVRELGASA; encoded by the coding sequence ATGGGCAGCCAAGAAGTGAGCGACTGGCAGGACTCCTGGAAGGGTCTGCGCGTCACCGTCGCCGGGCTCGGCGTCAGCGGCGTCAGCGCCGCCCGCGCCCTCGCGGGCCTCGGCGCCGAGGTGACCGTCGTGGACGGCGGCTCGGGCCCGGCGCTCGAGGCGCGGGCCGCCGACCTCGCCGAGGCGGGCGTCGCCGTGCGCCTCGGGGACGCGCAGACGCTGCCCGAGGGGACCGGCCTCGTCGTCACCTCGCCGGGCTGGAAGCCGCAGAGCCCGCTGTTTCTGGCCGCCGCCGAGGCGGGCGTCGACGTCATCGGCGACGTGGAGGTCGCCTGGCGCCTGCGCGGCCCCGGCGCCGCCCCCTGGCTGGCCGTCACCGGCACCAACGGCAAGACCACGACCACCCAGATGCTGGCGTCGATCCTGCGGGCCGCGGGCCTGCGCACCGCCGCCGTCGGCAACATCGGCACGCCGATCGTCGACGTCATCCTGGAGGGTGATGACGCCTACGACGTTCTGGCCGTCGAGCTGTCCAGCTATCAGCTGCACTGGGCGCCATCGCTGCGCACGCACTCCGCCGCCGTGCTGAATCTCGCGCCGGACCATCTGGACTGGCACGGCTCCATGGAGGCGTACGCCGCCGACAAGGGCCGGATCTACGAGGGCAACCAGGTCGCGTGCGTCTACAACGTCGACGCCACCGACAAGCCGTCCACCGAGGACCTGGTCCGCGAGGCCGACGTCGAGGAGGGCTGCCGCGCCATCGGCTTCACGCTGAACACGCCCGCCCCCTCGCAACTCGGCGTCGTGGAGGGCATCCTGGTCGACCGTGCCTTCGTACCGGACCGCCAGAAGCAGGCCCAGGAGCTCGCCGAGGTCTCCGACGTCAGCCCGCCGGCCCCGCACAACATCGCCAACGCCCTCGCGGCGGCCGCGCTCGCGCGCGCCTTCGGCGTGGCCCCGCAGGCGGTCCGCGACGGCCTGCGGGCCTTCCGTCCGGACGCCCACCGCATCGAGCACGTCGCCGACGTGGCCGGTGTCGCCTACGTCGACGACTCCAAGGCCACCAACACCCACGCGGCCCAGGCCTCGTTGGCGGCGTACGAGTCGATCGTGTGGATCGCGGGCGGCCTCGCCAAGGGAGCAACCTTCGACGAGCTGGTCGCCGCCTCGGCGAAGCGGCTGCGCGCCGCCGTCCTGATCGGCGCCGACCGCGCCCTGATCAGGGAAGCCCTCGCGCGACACGCGCCGGAAGTACCGGTCGTCGACCTCGACCGGACCGACACTGGGGCGATGGCCGAGGCGGTGCGCCGGGCGGCACGGCTCGCAGCGCCGGGGGACACCGTCCTGATGGCCCCGGCCTGTGCGTCGATGGACATGTTCACCAACTACAACAAGCGTGGTGACGCGTTCGCGGAAGCGGTTCGCGAACTCGGCGCGAGCGCCTGA
- the ftsW gene encoding putative lipid II flippase FtsW: protein MAGRAPVRTPRVPRTPKRPARPRSTPVPRESPVRRLYVRARRAWDRPLTAYYLIFGAALLITALGLVMVYSASMIQALQLNLPASYFFRKQFVAAVLGSTLLLVAMRMPVKLHRALSYPILAGSVFLMVLVQIPGIGRSVNGNQNWIYLGGPFQLQPSEFGKLALVLWGADLLARKQDKRLLTQWKHMLVPLVPVTFMLLGLIMLGGDMGTAIILTAILFGLLWLAGAPTRLFAGVLSIAALLGVILIKTSPNRMARLECIGATEPGPGDSCWQAVHGIYALASGGFFGSGLGASVEKWGQLPEPHTDFIFAITGEELGLAGTLSVLALFAALGYAGIRVAGRTEDPFVRYAAGGVTTWITAQAVVNIGAVLGLLPIAGVPLPLFSYGGSALLPTMFAVGLLIAFARQDPAAKAALAMRQPRVRWNTMRRRVKARSSGER from the coding sequence ATGGCCGGGCGCGCCCCGGTCCGTACGCCCCGTGTCCCGCGTACGCCGAAACGGCCGGCCCGTCCGCGCAGCACACCGGTGCCGCGCGAGAGCCCCGTACGACGGCTCTACGTCAGGGCCCGGCGGGCCTGGGACCGGCCGCTGACCGCCTACTACCTGATCTTCGGCGCCGCGCTGCTGATCACCGCCCTGGGCCTGGTGATGGTCTACTCGGCGTCGATGATCCAGGCGCTGCAGCTGAACCTGCCCGCCTCGTACTTCTTCCGCAAGCAGTTCGTCGCCGCGGTGCTCGGCAGCACGCTGCTGCTCGTCGCCATGCGGATGCCGGTCAAACTGCACCGGGCGCTGTCCTACCCGATCCTCGCGGGGTCCGTCTTCCTGATGGTCCTCGTCCAGATCCCGGGGATAGGGCGCAGCGTCAACGGCAATCAGAACTGGATCTATTTGGGGGGTCCGTTCCAGCTCCAGCCCAGTGAGTTCGGCAAGCTCGCCCTCGTGCTCTGGGGCGCCGACCTGCTGGCCCGCAAACAGGACAAGCGGCTGCTCACCCAGTGGAAGCACATGCTGGTGCCGCTCGTGCCCGTCACCTTCATGCTGCTCGGCCTGATCATGCTGGGCGGCGACATGGGCACGGCGATCATCCTCACCGCGATCCTGTTCGGGCTGCTCTGGCTGGCGGGGGCGCCCACGCGGCTGTTCGCGGGCGTGCTGAGCATCGCGGCCCTCCTCGGTGTGATCCTCATCAAGACGAGCCCCAACCGCATGGCGCGCCTGGAGTGCATCGGCGCGACCGAGCCGGGCCCCGGCGACTCCTGCTGGCAGGCCGTGCACGGCATCTACGCCCTCGCCTCGGGCGGATTCTTCGGTTCCGGACTGGGCGCGAGTGTGGAAAAATGGGGTCAACTACCCGAACCGCACACCGACTTCATCTTCGCCATCACCGGTGAGGAACTCGGTCTCGCGGGGACGCTGTCGGTGCTCGCCCTGTTCGCGGCTCTAGGCTATGCGGGTATCCGCGTGGCCGGACGCACGGAGGACCCCTTCGTGAGGTACGCCGCGGGAGGTGTGACCACCTGGATCACGGCCCAGGCCGTGGTCAACATCGGTGCGGTGCTCGGCCTGCTGCCGATCGCCGGTGTCCCGCTCCCGCTGTTCTCCTACGGAGGCTCAGCCCTGCTGCCGACCATGTTCGCCGTCGGACTCCTCATCGCCTTCGCGCGACAGGACCCCGCGGCGAAGGCGGCCCTGGCCATGCGGCAACCTCGGGTGAGATGGAACACGATGCGACGGCGCGTCAAGGCGCGCTCGTCCGGAGAGCGGTGA
- the ftsZ gene encoding cell division protein FtsZ, whose product MAAPQNYLAVIKVIGVGGGGVNAINRMIEVGLKGVEFIAINTDAQALLMSDADVKLDVGRELTRGLGAGANPAVGRKAAEDHREEIEEVLKGADMVFVTAGEGGGTGTGGAPVVANIARSLGALTIGVVTRPFTFEGRRRANQAEDGIAELREEVDTLIVIPNDRLLSISDRQVSVLDAFKSADQVLLSGVQGITDLITTPGLINLDFADVKSVMSEAGSALMGIGSARGDDRAVAAAEMAISSPLLEASIDGARGVLLSISGGSDLGLFEINEAAQLVSEAAHPEANIIFGAVIDDALGDEVRVTVIAAGFDGGQPPAKRDNVLGSASSKREEPAPAGRPTESSRPGPAFGGLGSVTPREEPPAPEPVEPAPVNEAPATPVTPPQVPPTRLHQDSQAEELDVPDFLK is encoded by the coding sequence GTGGCAGCACCGCAGAACTACCTCGCAGTCATCAAAGTCATCGGTGTCGGCGGCGGTGGTGTCAATGCCATCAACCGGATGATCGAGGTCGGTCTCAAGGGCGTCGAGTTCATCGCCATCAACACCGACGCGCAAGCCCTGTTGATGAGCGACGCCGACGTCAAGCTCGACGTCGGCCGTGAACTCACCCGCGGACTCGGCGCCGGCGCCAACCCGGCCGTCGGCCGCAAGGCCGCCGAAGACCACCGCGAGGAGATCGAGGAGGTCCTCAAGGGGGCCGACATGGTCTTCGTCACGGCCGGTGAGGGCGGCGGCACCGGCACGGGCGGCGCGCCCGTGGTCGCCAACATCGCGCGCTCCCTCGGCGCCCTGACGATCGGTGTGGTCACCCGGCCGTTCACCTTCGAGGGCCGCCGTCGCGCGAACCAGGCGGAGGACGGCATCGCCGAGCTCCGCGAAGAGGTCGACACCCTCATCGTCATCCCGAACGACCGGCTGCTCTCCATCTCGGACCGCCAGGTCAGCGTGCTCGACGCCTTCAAGTCGGCCGACCAGGTCCTGCTCTCCGGCGTCCAGGGCATCACCGACCTCATCACCACGCCCGGCCTGATCAACCTCGACTTCGCCGACGTCAAGTCGGTCATGTCCGAGGCCGGTTCGGCGCTCATGGGCATCGGCTCGGCCCGCGGCGACGACCGCGCGGTGGCCGCCGCGGAGATGGCGATCTCCTCGCCGCTCCTGGAGGCGTCCATCGACGGCGCCCGCGGTGTGCTCCTCTCCATCTCCGGCGGCTCCGACCTCGGTCTGTTCGAGATCAACGAGGCGGCGCAGCTGGTCAGCGAGGCGGCCCACCCGGAGGCGAACATCATCTTCGGCGCGGTCATCGACGACGCGCTCGGCGACGAGGTCCGGGTCACCGTCATCGCCGCCGGGTTCGACGGCGGCCAGCCGCCGGCCAAGCGGGACAACGTCCTGGGATCGGCCTCCAGCAAGCGCGAGGAGCCCGCTCCCGCCGGCCGTCCCACCGAATCGTCCCGTCCGGGACCGGCCTTCGGCGGCCTCGGCAGCGTCACCCCGCGCGAGGAGCCCCCGGCCCCGGAGCCGGTCGAGCCGGCCCCGGTGAACGAGGCCCCCGCGACCCCGGTGACGCCCCCGCAGGTCCCGCCGACCCGTCTGCACCAGGACAGCCAGGCCGAAGAGCTGGACGTGCCGGACTTCCTGAAGTGA
- a CDS encoding UDP-N-acetylmuramoyl-L-alanyl-D-glutamate--2,6-diaminopimelate ligase, with amino-acid sequence MTTITPDPGNRTPGPLPFGPSGGTPGTLTAVPHADQSQTTQKDAPVTHPGPPRPAQVSATPLAELADQLGAAVPGTAPGATGVTGITHDSRAVRPGDLYVALPGARMHGADFVAQAADHGAAAILTDPTGAERAAATGLPVLVVEDPRGRMGELAATVYGHPGRDLLQIGITGTSGKTTTAYLMEGGLRQVRSTGLIGTVEMRIGDERIKSERTTPEATDLQALFAVMRERGVQAVAMEVSSHALVLGRVDGCVFDVAVFNNLSPEHMEFHSDMEDYFRAKAQLFTRRRARLGVVNYDDEYGRRLLTESEVPVTSFSAEGHPDADWRAEDVHVGPLDSTFTAVGPKGERITAKSPLAGPFNVANTLAAIVALAVAGIDPQTAADGIGAVPGVPGRLERVDAGQDYLAVVDYAHKTDAVESVLRALRKVTEGKLHIVLGCGGDRDQTKRMPMGAAAARLADTAVLTSDNPRSEDPLAILATMLAGAAEVPAHERAEVAVFEDRAAAIAAAVARAEPGDTVLVAGKGHEQGQDIAGVVRPFDDRQVLREAIQQTQG; translated from the coding sequence GTGACGACGATCACCCCGGATCCGGGGAACCGCACACCAGGGCCCCTCCCTTTTGGCCCCAGCGGGGGTACGCCCGGTACGCTCACCGCCGTGCCACACGCTGATCAGTCCCAAACCACCCAGAAGGACGCTCCCGTGACCCATCCGGGACCGCCGAGGCCGGCCCAGGTCTCCGCCACCCCTCTCGCGGAGCTCGCCGATCAGCTGGGGGCCGCGGTCCCGGGCACCGCGCCGGGCGCCACCGGTGTCACCGGCATCACCCATGACTCGCGCGCGGTGCGCCCCGGCGACCTGTACGTCGCGCTGCCCGGCGCCCGCATGCACGGCGCGGACTTCGTCGCCCAGGCCGCCGACCACGGCGCCGCCGCCATCCTCACCGACCCGACCGGTGCCGAGCGCGCCGCCGCCACGGGCCTGCCGGTCCTCGTCGTCGAGGACCCGCGCGGCCGCATGGGCGAGCTGGCCGCCACGGTGTACGGCCACCCGGGCCGCGACCTGCTCCAGATCGGCATCACCGGCACGTCCGGCAAGACGACGACCGCGTACCTCATGGAGGGCGGTCTGCGGCAGGTCCGCAGCACCGGCCTCATCGGCACGGTGGAGATGCGCATCGGCGACGAGCGGATCAAGTCGGAGCGCACCACGCCCGAAGCCACCGATCTGCAGGCGCTGTTCGCAGTGATGCGCGAGCGCGGCGTCCAGGCGGTCGCGATGGAGGTCTCCAGCCACGCCCTGGTGCTCGGGCGCGTGGACGGCTGTGTGTTCGACGTGGCCGTGTTCAACAACCTGAGCCCGGAGCACATGGAGTTCCACTCCGACATGGAGGACTACTTCCGGGCCAAGGCGCAGCTGTTCACGCGGCGGCGCGCGCGGCTCGGCGTCGTCAACTACGACGACGAGTACGGGCGCAGACTCCTGACCGAGTCCGAGGTGCCGGTCACCAGCTTCTCCGCCGAGGGCCACCCGGACGCCGACTGGCGCGCCGAGGACGTCCACGTGGGACCGCTGGACTCCACCTTCACCGCCGTCGGCCCCAAGGGCGAGCGGATCACCGCGAAGTCGCCGCTGGCGGGCCCGTTCAACGTCGCCAACACGCTCGCCGCGATCGTCGCGCTCGCCGTCGCCGGGATCGACCCGCAGACCGCGGCCGACGGCATCGGCGCGGTGCCCGGCGTGCCGGGCCGCCTGGAGCGCGTCGACGCGGGCCAGGACTACCTGGCGGTCGTCGACTACGCCCACAAGACGGACGCTGTCGAATCGGTCCTGCGCGCGCTGCGCAAGGTCACCGAGGGCAAGCTGCACATCGTGCTCGGCTGCGGCGGCGACCGCGACCAGACCAAGCGGATGCCGATGGGCGCCGCCGCGGCCCGGCTCGCCGACACCGCCGTACTGACCTCCGACAACCCCCGCTCCGAGGACCCCCTCGCGATCCTCGCCACCATGCTCGCGGGCGCCGCGGAGGTGCCCGCCCACGAGCGCGCCGAGGTCGCCGTCTTCGAGGACCGGGCCGCCGCGATCGCCGCGGCCGTCGCCCGCGCCGAGCCCGGCGACACCGTCCTCGTCGCGGGCAAGGGCCACGAGCAGGGCCAGGACATCGCCGGGGTGGTGCGTCCCTTCGACGACCGCCAGGTGCTTCGCGAAGCTATCCAGCAAACCCAGGGATGA
- a CDS encoding UDP-N-acetylmuramoyl-tripeptide--D-alanyl-D-alanine ligase, with product MIALSLAEIATVVGGQTYDIPDPSVRVTAQVVRDSREVEPGSLFAAFAGERVDGHDYAAQVVAAGAVAVLAQRPVGVPAIVVDDVQTALGALARHVVARLGATLVALTGSAGKTSTKDLIAQVLQREAPTVWTPGSFNNEIGLPLTALSATEETRFLVLEMGARGTGHIRYLTGLTPPRIGLVLNVGTAHIGEFGGREQIAEAKGELVESLPADGTAILNADDPLVRAMASRTRARVLFFGEAADADVRAENVRLTENGQPAFTLHTPSGCSDVRLRLYGEHHVSNALAAAAVAHDLGMPVDEIALALSEAGTLSRWRMEVTERPDGVTVVNDAYNANPESMRAALRALAAMGKGRRTWAVLGHMAELGDEGLAEHDAVGRLAVRLNVNKLVAVGGREASWLQLGAYNEGSWGEESVHVSDAQAAIDLLRSELRPGDVVLVKASRSVGLESVAQTLVADTAAGTATGGVDAR from the coding sequence GTGATCGCCCTCTCCCTCGCCGAGATCGCCACCGTCGTCGGCGGGCAGACGTACGACATACCGGATCCGTCGGTCCGGGTCACCGCGCAGGTCGTCCGGGACTCCCGTGAGGTGGAGCCCGGCAGCCTGTTCGCCGCGTTCGCCGGCGAGCGCGTCGACGGCCACGACTACGCGGCGCAGGTCGTCGCGGCGGGTGCCGTGGCCGTCCTCGCGCAGCGGCCCGTCGGCGTGCCCGCCATCGTCGTCGACGACGTGCAGACGGCGCTCGGCGCGCTCGCCCGGCACGTCGTCGCCCGGCTCGGCGCCACCCTCGTGGCCCTCACCGGCTCCGCGGGCAAGACCAGCACCAAGGACCTGATCGCGCAGGTGCTCCAGCGCGAGGCGCCGACGGTGTGGACGCCCGGCTCGTTCAACAACGAGATCGGGCTTCCGCTGACCGCCCTGTCCGCCACCGAGGAGACCAGGTTCCTGGTCCTGGAGATGGGCGCGCGCGGCACGGGCCACATCCGCTATCTGACCGGGCTCACGCCGCCGCGGATCGGTCTCGTCCTGAACGTCGGCACCGCCCACATCGGTGAGTTCGGCGGCCGCGAGCAGATCGCGGAAGCAAAGGGCGAGCTGGTCGAGAGCCTCCCGGCGGACGGCACCGCGATCCTCAACGCGGACGACCCGCTGGTGCGCGCGATGGCCTCGCGGACGCGGGCGCGCGTGCTGTTCTTCGGAGAGGCCGCCGACGCCGACGTACGCGCCGAGAATGTCCGTCTCACGGAGAACGGACAGCCGGCCTTCACGCTGCACACACCCTCCGGGTGCAGCGACGTGCGACTGCGCCTGTACGGTGAGCACCACGTGTCGAACGCGCTCGCCGCGGCCGCCGTCGCCCATGACCTTGGCATGCCCGTGGACGAGATCGCCCTCGCGCTCTCCGAGGCGGGCACGCTGTCCCGCTGGCGTATGGAGGTCACCGAGCGCCCGGACGGCGTGACGGTCGTCAACGACGCCTACAACGCGAACCCCGAGTCCATGCGCGCCGCCCTGCGTGCGCTGGCCGCCATGGGCAAGGGGCGCCGCACGTGGGCGGTGCTCGGCCACATGGCCGAGCTCGGGGACGAGGGGCTCGCCGAGCACGACGCGGTCGGACGCCTTGCGGTCCGGCTGAACGTGAACAAGCTCGTGGCAGTCGGGGGCAGGGAAGCGTCCTGGCTCCAACTGGGCGCATACAACGAGGGTTCGTGGGGTGAGGAGTCGGTGCACGTGTCCGACGCACAGGCGGCGATCGACCTGCTGCGCAGCGAGCTGCGCCCAGGAGACGTCGTGCTGGTGAAGGCGTCCAGATCGGTGGGCCTCGAGAGCGTCGCGCAGACGCTCGTGGCGGACACCGCCGCCGGCACCGCGACGGGCGGAGTTGACGCCCGATGA
- the murG gene encoding undecaprenyldiphospho-muramoylpentapeptide beta-N-acetylglucosaminyltransferase — protein MHVVLAGGGTAGHIEPALALADALRRQDPTVGITALGTERGLETRLVPERGYELALIPAVPLPRKPTPELITVPGRLRGTIKAAEQILERTKADCVVGFGGYVALPGYLAAKRRGVPIVVHEANARPGLANKIGSRYAAAVAVSTPDSKLRGSRYIGIPLRRAIAMLDRAKVRPEARDAFGLDPNLPTLLVSGGSQGARRLNEVVQQAAPVLQRAGIQILHAVGPKNELPYVENMPGMPPYIPVPYVDRMDLAYAAADMMLCRAGAMTVAELSAVGLPAAYVPLPIGNGEQRLNAQPVVKAGGGLLVDDAELTPEWVQSQVLPVLADPHRLYEMSRAASEFGRRDADDLLVGMVHEAIASRRSA, from the coding sequence GTGCATGTCGTACTCGCCGGCGGGGGGACCGCCGGCCACATCGAGCCCGCGCTTGCCCTCGCAGACGCCCTGCGCAGGCAGGACCCGACCGTGGGCATCACGGCCCTCGGCACGGAGCGCGGCCTCGAGACCCGACTCGTACCCGAGCGCGGTTACGAACTCGCCCTGATCCCCGCCGTCCCCCTGCCGCGCAAGCCCACGCCCGAGCTGATCACGGTGCCCGGGCGGCTGCGCGGCACCATCAAGGCGGCCGAGCAGATCCTGGAGCGCACCAAGGCGGACTGCGTCGTCGGCTTCGGCGGCTACGTGGCCCTGCCCGGCTACCTCGCCGCCAAGCGCCGCGGCGTGCCGATCGTGGTGCACGAGGCCAACGCGCGCCCCGGCCTGGCCAACAAGATCGGCTCCCGGTACGCGGCGGCCGTCGCGGTCTCCACGCCGGACAGCAAGCTGCGCGGCTCGCGCTACATCGGCATCCCGCTGCGCCGCGCCATCGCCATGCTGGACCGCGCCAAGGTGCGCCCGGAGGCCCGGGACGCCTTCGGCCTGGACCCGAACCTGCCCACCCTCCTGGTCTCCGGCGGCTCCCAGGGCGCCCGGCGCCTGAACGAGGTCGTCCAGCAGGCCGCGCCGGTCCTGCAGCGCGCGGGCATCCAGATCCTGCACGCCGTCGGCCCGAAGAACGAATTGCCGTACGTCGAGAACATGCCCGGAATGCCGCCCTACATCCCGGTACCGTACGTGGACCGGATGGACCTCGCGTACGCGGCGGCGGACATGATGCTCTGCCGCGCGGGCGCGATGACCGTCGCCGAACTCTCCGCCGTCGGGCTCCCGGCCGCCTACGTCCCGCTGCCCATCGGCAACGGCGAACAGCGGCTCAACGCCCAGCCGGTGGTCAAGGCGGGCGGCGGACTGCTGGTCGACGACGCGGAACTGACGCCCGAATGGGTCCAGTCCCAGGTGCTGCCCGTGCTCGCCGACCCGCACCGGCTGTACGAGATGTCCCGTGCCGCCTCGGAGTTCGGCCGCAGGGACGCCGACGACCTGCTCGTCGGCATGGTGCACGAGGCGATTGCGTCACGCCGCAGCGCGTGA
- a CDS encoding cell division protein FtsQ/DivIB — MAGQKTAERQGPKSGPPRPRSRRPRLPKSRTLLLVGALLCVLGGAAVWVLYGSSWLRVERVTATGTVVLKPDQVREAAGIRGGGPLISVDSDAVEERLRRKLPRIDSVDVIRDWPHGITLKVTERTPALLIEKGGKFVEVDAKGVRFATVDKAPKGTPLLVLTPHQSGDAAASLRRFGPDRLRREAVRVATDLPGAVAGDTTAVKVRSYDSISLELADGRTVAWGSSENGRMKAEALSALMKAVPKARHFDVTVPTAPASSAS; from the coding sequence GTGGCCGGACAGAAGACCGCCGAACGGCAGGGGCCCAAGTCCGGCCCGCCCCGCCCGCGCTCGCGCCGCCCCCGGCTGCCGAAGTCGCGCACCCTGCTCCTCGTCGGGGCCCTGCTGTGCGTCCTCGGCGGGGCCGCGGTCTGGGTGCTCTACGGCTCCTCCTGGCTGCGCGTGGAGCGGGTGACGGCGACCGGGACCGTGGTCCTCAAGCCGGACCAGGTGCGCGAGGCGGCGGGCATCCGCGGCGGCGGACCGCTGATTTCGGTCGACTCCGACGCCGTCGAGGAGCGGCTGCGGAGGAAATTGCCCCGTATTGACTCGGTTGACGTCATCCGCGACTGGCCCCACGGAATCACACTGAAGGTGACCGAGCGCACCCCCGCCCTGCTCATCGAAAAGGGCGGAAAGTTCGTCGAAGTGGACGCCAAGGGTGTGCGCTTCGCCACGGTCGACAAGGCCCCGAAGGGCACCCCCCTCCTGGTCCTGACACCGCATCAGTCCGGCGACGCGGCCGCCAGCCTGCGCCGCTTCGGCCCCGACCGGCTGCGCCGGGAGGCGGTCCGGGTGGCCACGGACCTGCCCGGCGCCGTGGCCGGGGACACCACCGCCGTCAAGGTCCGGTCGTACGACTCCATCTCGCTGGAGTTGGCGGACGGGCGCACGGTCGCCTGGGGGAGCAGCGAGAACGGCCGTATGAAGGCCGAAGCCCTGAGCGCCCTGATGAAAGCCGTCCCCAAGGCACGGCACTTCGACGTGACCGTCCCCACCGCCCCCGCGTCATCGGCAAGTTGA
- the mraY gene encoding phospho-N-acetylmuramoyl-pentapeptide-transferase produces the protein MMKQILFAGVIGLFLTLVGTPLLIKLLARKGYGQYIRDDGPREHHSKRGTPTMGGIAFILATLIAYFLSKIITGAEPTISGLLVLGLMAGMGLVGFLDDYIKIVKRRSLGLRAKAKMAGQLIVGIAFAVISLQFADGRGQTPASTKLSFVEDFGWSIGPVLFVVWALFMILAMSNGVNLTDGLDGLATGASVMVFGAYTFIGVWQFQESCANAQDLTNPAACFEVRDPLDLAVVASALMGACFGFLWWNTSPAKIFMGDTGSLALGGALAGLAICSRTEMLLALLGGLFVLITMSVVIQVGSFRLTGKRVFRMAPLQHHFELKGWSEVLVVVRFWIIQGMCVIVGLGLFYAGWAAKK, from the coding sequence ATGATGAAGCAAATCCTCTTCGCGGGTGTGATCGGGCTCTTCCTGACCCTGGTCGGTACGCCCCTGCTGATCAAGCTCCTGGCACGCAAGGGCTATGGCCAGTACATCCGCGACGACGGCCCGCGCGAGCACCACAGCAAGCGCGGTACGCCGACGATGGGTGGTATCGCCTTCATCCTGGCGACCCTCATCGCGTACTTCCTGAGCAAGATCATCACGGGTGCCGAGCCGACCATCTCGGGTCTGCTCGTGCTCGGCCTGATGGCGGGCATGGGTCTGGTCGGCTTCCTCGACGACTACATCAAGATCGTCAAGCGCCGCTCGCTCGGTCTGCGCGCCAAGGCGAAGATGGCGGGACAGCTGATCGTCGGCATCGCCTTCGCCGTCATCTCGCTGCAGTTCGCCGACGGCCGGGGCCAGACCCCGGCGTCCACGAAGCTGTCGTTCGTGGAGGACTTCGGCTGGTCGATCGGCCCGGTCCTGTTCGTCGTCTGGGCGCTGTTCATGATCCTGGCGATGTCGAACGGCGTGAACCTCACCGACGGCCTGGACGGCCTCGCCACCGGCGCCTCCGTGATGGTCTTCGGCGCGTACACGTTCATCGGTGTCTGGCAGTTCCAGGAGTCCTGCGCCAACGCCCAGGACCTCACCAACCCGGCCGCGTGTTTCGAGGTCAGGGACCCGCTCGACCTGGCCGTCGTGGCCTCCGCGCTGATGGGCGCCTGCTTCGGCTTCCTGTGGTGGAACACCTCGCCCGCCAAGATCTTCATGGGCGACACCGGCTCGCTCGCCCTCGGCGGCGCGCTCGCCGGTCTCGCCATCTGCTCCCGCACGGAGATGCTGCTCGCGCTCCTCGGCGGCCTCTTCGTCCTCATCACCATGTCGGTGGTCATCCAGGTCGGCTCCTTCCGACTGACCGGTAAGCGGGTCTTCCGGATGGCGCCACTGCAACACCACTTCGAACTCAAGGGCTGGTCCGAAGTCCTGGTCGTGGTCCGTTTCTGGATCATCCAGGGCATGTGCGTCATCGTCGGACTCGGCCTCTTCTACGCCGGATGGGCAGCCAAGAAGTGA